A genomic segment from Ptychodera flava strain L36383 chromosome 19, AS_Pfla_20210202, whole genome shotgun sequence encodes:
- the LOC139118266 gene encoding uncharacterized protein, which yields MSFLHIPSMVKIRMEQLGDCSISMKPTVRRIMSKSCSQVHILTPGTISYVYFLVVGMCVMLNSAGGEVTCTRRTHMRRVTFAPGITARVPLGECQVSQTYYIRPDVSGDVNSNYKVIGLDCCCQVTNYRLRRVSFRGVTRSFKEILDCACLPCE from the exons ATGTCATTTCTACATATTCCAAGCATGGTCAAAATTCGTATGGAACAACTGGGAG ACTGCAGCATATCAATGAAACCAACGGTGAGGAGAATCATGTCCAAGAGTTGCTCACAAGTTCACATCCTAACACCTGGAACGATTTCATACGTGTACTTTCTAGTTGTCGGGATGTGTGTCATGCTGAACTCTGCCGGTGGGGAAGTAACGTGCACTAGACGAACGCATATGAGACGAGTTACTTTCGCACCGGGCATTACGGCGAGGGTACCGCTTGGAGAGTGCCAGGTCTCACAAACCTACTACATAAG GCCCGACGTTTCCGGCGATGTGAATTCAAACTACAAAGTGATTGGTCTGGACTGTTGTTGCCAAGTGACGAACTACAGGTTGAGAAGAGTGTCCTTCCGCGGGGTCACAAGGTCATTCAAGGAAATTCTGGACTGCGCATGTCTGCCGTGCGAATAA